The genomic DNA TAGACTTCTTGGCTGCTGCTGTACACGGGTCAGCTTCTCAATCTTAAAAGCATTAGAGGAGTTGTAATATAATAATACTTGGTCGGTTGGTCCTCTCACGTGACCTCAACTTCAAAATAATTGGTTCTAATAATTTAGACtttctttttaagttataaTGGTGGTGACATACCACCAAAGACTTGGGGGAGTGGGTccaaatttctcatttttcaaagcatatattatgatcatttttgcttttaaatttttcttaggCACATCACCAATTTCAAGTCCTAGTGACAGGTGATGGCTCAAATGGACTTGTGTTCCAAATCGTGTTTAGTCTTATCACTTTGGAActattaaattcaattaaaaatgaaagaaattcttttgatgGGTTGTTCCACGAGTTCAAAGTCTCAAAAAGAGTTCTTCAAATTCGAacattatgtttgattccttgaaaatatataattttatttataataaaaatataaaaaaatcaaatataattgaattaattaaaattttgtataattttatataatttaattttatttcagaaaagaggaaaaacaaattaaataagttaaaggAAAtgtatgaataatttttattttattttatttttaaaaaatattaaaattatgctttaattaaataaaaacaatttaaaacgAAAATTGAAACCTTTTTCCTATTGCTAAACATGGGAATAAAATATTGCTTCAAAAAAttcataagtttcaaaaatttattaaaatatttttaaaaattgtaagtATGGTTACATATTTAAAAGTTTGATCAAAATATTCCAATAAATTAGGTTTCGAAAAGGACTGCTCACTTCTAATTTCTAACTTCTAACAATGAAAAACGGAAAACCACACTTTTAATAgcaattcttttataaaataaaaaatagttaatttctAGATATATTTTAGGAAACATGACATGGAGTCCCATCAGTCAATACGCGTTTAAATCAGAAACTCCAGTCTTACACGCAATTCCCATCAAAATGTAGATGTTCGGTACTTAAGACAACTCAAGCATCTCGCTTTTAACCGTCTTGGATTATGGGAAATTTCTAACTTCTACtgttagtataaaaaaattaaatttacaataataaaatatcattttcacgtattataaaatcaaatttatactaaaaatatttcttaaaaaacatccttcacaattttcatatcaattatataataaaaaaattaaatttacattaaagacgtctatataattttataaaattgaatttatattaaatatgtctgttgaagaaatatattttattattttatattagttacctatccaaaaaattaaatttatattaaaagtgtttcatgaagaaaaatttttaaatatatatttaattttatgaaattatgaaagatgtatttttaatataaattcaattattttaatagatgattaatatgataattattaaaagtgtcgacatctttaatataaaattaattttttattatataattgaaaattatgaaaaatattttttaaaaaattatttttaatataaattcgattttataaaattataaaagaagaaacactttcaatgtaattttttttttaatgtgaatgattgatattaaaaCGATGGAAGATGACTTTTTAATACATATCTTTCAAAGTTACAAAAGTATACACggtttagaaatatttttgaatgtattgtatttttaaaaaataattttaaatcgaCAACTCAAGCCTCTTTATACTCTTCAACGAAGATGGCGGAGGTCACATCAAAACCAGGAAATCCTCTTCTCTCAACAATGGATGGTATCACAACCGCCTCTGCAAAATCAAAATCTGTCAAGCCGTCGTCATCGGGCCGGAGACTGACAAAGGCAATATGCATAACGGTGGGGATAGTGCTGCTAGTGGTCGTCGTGGTGATGGTGATTCTAGGTTTCACAGTTTTCAAGGCTAAGGATCCTGTCATCACCGTCGGCTCCGTCTCGCTCAAGGATCTCGACTTCTCTTTAACCCCGCTTAACATCAACGCTTCTCTCGACGTTAATGTCTCTGTGAGAAACCCTAACAGAGTCGGGTTCAGATACAACAACGCCTCAGCGCTCTTGAATTATGATGGAAGCCTCGTCGGCGAAGCCCCCATTCCCGCCGGAAGAATTGGCGCCCGCAAGACCACGGGGATGAATATCGTGATCTCTTTAATGGCGGATCGGTTGCTTTTGAATCCCCAGCTTTACTCCGATGTGCTGTCCGGTTCCTTGCCTCTCAGCACTTACGCCAGAATTTCCGGTAAAGTTTCTGTTCTTTTCGTGAAAATTAAGGTGGTATCGACTTCGACTTGCACTATGACTGTAGATGTTAAGAATGGAACTCTGAAGGACACTGTTTGTCAGTACAAGACTAAACTGTGAGTCactttggatttgtttttctgtttggttgcttggAATCTGATTTCGGAACACggtaaaatttttgtatttattcttGATTTTATACGGGAATAGAATTGATTAATTCTATGCTTCTTTTTTCTCTGGTTGTTCTTGATTGATTCTGCTGGACAATGACTGAAATTCGAAAAGCTTGTGACATAATTTACTTGTAAAATCACACAAAAATGTAGAAACTTTTCTACAAGCACCTGCTGTTCACCGAATTATGGCGAATTAGTACTGGTTCTTCAATCCATATCTGTAGGAATGACCCATTGATTATACCGGCCATTTGTGAAATCTTCTAGTTAGGGTTTGCTCGTGAAAATCTGAAtgtttatggaaaaaaaaaggaaatcggTTTTGGTGGTTGGGGAGagataaatcaaatttttgaTAGAtcaaatttttgagaatttatttttaaaacaagttattttggaattttcaatttttgtagagaaaatatgaataatactTAAGATATACAAGGGAACGGGTAATCTCATTATGACTTTGATTCTATCTGTGAGCTTAATGCAGTGCAACACCTGTGACCAGAGTAAGGAACTACAGCCAAATCTCGAACATTGATTACCTCACTGATAAATTTGTCTGTATGGGCTTAATCATGACATAAAACCTGCCGTAGAAAGTGGCACTTTGCTGATCCTTTTGTCTTTTTCAATGAGTAAAAGGACGTACAGCAAGTTGTGTAGATACTGAAATCTGTTTGTTTCTGGGGAAACTTCTGTTCGAAGGAAAGAAAATGCTGGGCGGGTCGATCTTTGATTCCAAAGAATATGCCAGCTTAATGCTTGTTACGTGTTGGCAATATTGTCTCCATAACAAGTCATTCAAATACTTTGTCATAAAGATAGTATGAACACTGACCAAATCCAAGTATTTGATCTTCTACACCTTCTACCTTTATGATCTCAGGGATAGATAGAGACGTGAGGTTGTGTTTCTAGAAGGCAGAAGCCATATATTGTACTGTTATTGGGTGACAGTGAAAGATATTTGGATCATAAAAAATCGGTGCTGGACTTTTAGGAGTCGGACCCTGGGGCTTTCATGGTGTTGAAGTGGTGTAAGGAAGAAGGATAAGCTTTTATTCCGTAGACTTTCAAGCTTTCCCGGCATTAAGTGGTGTAGGTAGAGAGTCCCGAGTGGCAAGTAAGTAGTACAGCGCAGGTGTAGAGTAAAAGGATGTGTGACTTGAgaatccaaatattttaatacataAACGTCTTTATCTTATGATAGATATGTTTATAGATGTGTTCTACTTACCCtgcataataatttttttatattaaatagaagattatcatttttattcttgataAATAAGTTCCAATTGACCATATTTGGAGTgaaaaattgaatcaaactAAGCATTTTAAATTTGGCTTGGTTCGATTTTAAGGAACTGGTTTTGACTCAACTTAATGGTCTTTTTTCAATCCTTCACCTAGTTGtaaatttgtgtttattttaaACCCGAAGCCAATTAATTTGAGTTATTTTAGGTctcaacttatttttaaaatgaattgaaatcaatttggatttgatgttaaaattaatttgatcataatatcaaaataatgaattagtttaataaaatctaatataaaaactatatatcaaatatcaaataattatatgtaAGTTTTCAAATGTCGATTtgctttgtttttattattcaggaaataagaaaagtaaaaactGATTAAATAAGAtcagttttcaaaattctcaaattgaaccaatcttttttattattgaaaaccaaaccaatcttttttattattgaaaaccaAACCAATTGATTTTAGCAGATTTGGATTGATTTGTcagttttttcaattttgtttacACCCTATAGTTTTAGGCCTATGATATgagtttttatattaatttttaaaataatcaaattttagtgaaaatttaaaatactagagtgaaaaatatcatatttataacattttaaagAGTTTATTTTACAGATATGGCGAGATATTTTCCTAATATAGGATGGAGGATAGAGGGACAATGAAAAAAGGTTGGACAATGCCATTTCTCCTATCCATATTATCAGGATATTTAATAAGTGATGGAAAAATACAGTATGATATCCATTGGGATGTAAAAGGAGAAGTATATTGCATTTCAAtatttggtaatatttttttaaaaaaagcatgaaatctttctcatatttagtattatttgaaaatccTTCTATATAAgtattgaaataatttatttttatcaatcaaatataaaatatgatatattatcccatcattattttatattagtaaattaaatatgatgttAAATACTTTTGATAACAGTCATAAAAGTGgtgacatattttttttttccgtagTATCTGTTTATGATggattgaataatttgattattattgatTGATTATGTGGATTGGGGATGGGAAAGAAGAAATTGATTAGATTGATTGGAGGTGTCACGACTTTTGAAAGAAGAATTTTTGGTGGATTGAGGGTAGATTTGGATGttaaacaattaaaagaaataaataaatttaaaataaaaataaatataatttcagaaaaaaaaatcctctttttataaaatctaatcCTGtgctcttctttttcttatataaataataaaaaattgaacaatatATAAccatttatatttctttttgcttCTTATTTTAGACTACTTCCAACACAAACAAGTTAcaactaaaaatcaaaataaattttaaattttaagaattaattttttgaaatagataTGAAATGTCATCAAATACctctatatttaataaaattttaaattagtaattagTGGGaggtaaataaaatttatcctAAATCTTAATCATTGATTAGATTAAATTGAAGAATATTACTATGATACCgactcaatatatataaaattcatcCAAGTTTTTGGATGACattattttatagcttgaagTGGTACCATATATTGTAATTTTTGGTATGTACCGTTGGACACCCTAGAAATTTCCACTACCGAGATTTTGAATTCCGATCCATCGTTTTTGGGAAAGAtttcatttcataaattttgaccACAACACATTTATTGCCAAAAGAAGACTTCATGGGGGATTTGGTTTGAGAGAGTCGTCATTTTAAACACTGAATTGAATAAAGAGGAACTTGTATatttcaagaagaaaatggcCTGTGGGAATGCATTTAAAGCAATAATGGCCAAGGAGAGCTGCATCTGTGGCTCAATTCTCTTCTGGGCAGTTGGAAGCCCATTTATTACTCTTCACTCTCCCAACTCTCACCCAACCCTTCTTAACTACtcatactctctctctctctccctctctgcAAAGCTTGATCCTGCAGATTCAACACCATGATTCAAAACAATGATCACAATCCAAACCCAGATCCAGAACCAGTCCCTGAAGCCAAAAACCGACGCCATGTTCGCCGACGTCGGTGTCTCATTGCAATTGGGGTTGTCATCTTCCTCATCATGCTTCTCTCATTGTGTTGCTCATCCTAGTCTTGACTGTTTTCAAGGCCAAGCAACCCAAGACCCAGCTTGTCTCCGCCACCCTCGATGGCATCTCCCCCGTATCTCATTCCTGTAGTCAGAATCCAGCTCAACATCACCCTCAACCTCCAAATCCTGGTTGAGAACCGAACCATGCCAGTTTCAAGCATGGGTCCGGGCAGAGTATACTCCTGTACCAAGGGGAGCAGGTTGGGGATGTGGAGATATACCCAGGTAACATTCCGGGGAGGAGGTCAACCACAATTCCCTCCCGGCTAACTCTACAGGTCGATGAGGTTGCTTCTGAGACATTGCACCTAGTCCAGGACATCCTAGCAGGGCAGCTGGCGATGGATACGCGTACAAGAATTCCAGGCAGGGTGACCTTCCTTGGGTCATTCGGAAACACGTGGTGGCAATATCAGACTGCCATTTCGTCATCGCAGTCCCTGAGATGAAGGTCCGAAGCCAAGAGTGCAAGGAAAGGACAAAGTTTTGAGAGGGGGGGCGCGGTTTCGGGTTCTTTGCTTCAGCCATCAGGTTTGGCTATTGTCTATAAAGTaatcaaaaggaaagaaagggatTTGTGATGTACTCAAGTTGATACTAAAGAAATGGAAcacatttttgtcttttttttttcttcagtttcATCCGTGTACTGATTACAACCCAGCCGAGCATCAAGATAACCCAAAAAAGCTAGATCTTTCCCAGTTTGGGACATCCTAATTAGATATCAGCCCTTTAAAAGGGGTCTTTCAGGACCTTTTTTGACGACCCTGCCTGAGAAATACTGAAAAGTCGCTCATAGATTGCCCTAATGGCCCAGAAAAAGGAGTCATGCCCTGTTTCTACACCTGTAAATGACTTATATATCATTCTGGAAAAGAAACTCCATCTACTTCTTTCTAATATTACACCCCAATCAGCTATAGAGAACAAATGTTTGACACAACCTAGCCCTGAAGTCCAAATTCTGAATTCAGGAAATAATAGTAAAACTCATGTTCAGTTCTCCAGGGCCACTGCAATGTGTTTTCTACATACTTCATAACCATAAAGCTTTTGTAGCAAAGAGATATCGTGATCTAAATTGGGTTGAAACCAAAACACATTGAGCAAAAAGGTCAAGTACTATATTCCATACGTTGGATCCTGCCCAAACAAAACAGCAGGAAGTGTAGCATTCTGCAATATATTTGGTCCTGCACAAACCAAAAATGAAGGAACAAAAGTGTGTGAATGTTCGCAACAAAAAATGAGTATTAAGTAACTTGCCATTGGAGAATCTCTCACCCACAAAAAAACACCCAACAACAAAACAACTCATCTCAACCCACCTACACACACACAGAGCAAGCTCAGTATATAGGATACCACATTGATTATAAAACCATACTATCTCAGCATCAAAAAGAGATATGGGCACAACAGTTGATGGGAACTGGGTCCAGATTATAGGATCCCCAGTGACCAAAAACCCAAGATTACAGAAGAAGCACAAGGACCACAATGAGTAGACAAAGTTCACAAAAATTGGGTGACATGATTTTTAGCAGTTGATTCTAATCAGACTCTTTGCACAGCATTGTCAAAAGGGATGATTAAAATNNNNNNNNN from Vitis riparia cultivar Riparia Gloire de Montpellier isolate 1030 chromosome 8, EGFV_Vit.rip_1.0, whole genome shotgun sequence includes the following:
- the LOC117920802 gene encoding uncharacterized protein LOC117920802, whose protein sequence is MAEVTSKPGNPLLSTMDGITTASAKSKSVKPSSSGRRLTKAICITVGIVLLVVVVVMVILGFTVFKAKDPVITVGSVSLKDLDFSLTPLNINASLDVNVSVRNPNRVGFRYNNASALLNYDGSLVGEAPIPAGRIGARKTTGMNIVISLMADRLLLNPQLYSDVLSGSLPLSTYARISGKVSVLFVKIKVVSTSTCTMTVDVKNGTLKDTVCQYKTKL